AAGGTCGTTAGTTACTTCTCTAAATCTGTACCCAAATTTAAGATACTAGTGCACATGTTTACCTTATTTGGTTCAATTCAGGTCTTATTAAAAGGAAATACTATTTTTACTATTCCCTCcgttcataataagtgtcatcttagtcaAATTTTTTgccccataataagtgtcatcttaggataccaatgcatatattgactagttttttccatCTTTGCCCTTGGACAAAAAATGACAAGTTTCTTTATTCAAGGCCAAAAGTTGAATTCACAATGTCAAATTTTGAGTTTCACGTGAAAATGAAAGTTTTGGCCTATGGAAGATGGGATTAGTAAGAGGCAAAAGAAGTAGTAGTACTCTAAATGATGATCattggattcccaatgtcaaaaaaTGAACTACTTGCGTATACTCTAATCATCATgagatttttttttacataagagtaatttggtaaactttacACTATCATTAGTTTCTTAATATGTGTGTTTTTGGCtgaggtgacacttattatgagacggaaggagtatatTTTTTCATTCTTGTAATAAggacttgatattttttttttttaagaaaagatAATTCCGTCTCCCGCATCATATTCTTTCCTTATATTTTTACaatattaaattaaattacttacAATAAAAATACTAAATACTATCTAAATAATCAGAATCCGGGAAAGAACTCCCGCATCGTATTctttattctaaaaaaaaaagttagaaagAAGGTCCTAAATTCCTTTTGCTTGTGTGCTGCTATAAAAAGGCCCTTTGGCTGCCAACAATGCGAATCACCACTTCTTTTGATTTCTTCCTTCACTATCACTATCTCTGTTGCCCTTTTTTGTCTGTCTATTTCATTCTCTTGTCCAAATTTCTCTCTTTTTCATACtactataaaaaataaaaaaataaataaaaaaaacactTGTTCAAAATCACTACAACAACTTTAACATAGTACTACCATGTCTGTTCGAAGGAGTTTGTTGAACCCTCAAGcacccaaatatacccctatctcACACGTCTCAAACACTGCCTTTCATCCACCTTCACCGCCTAGGGAGAATATGACACGTGGCCCTCGGAATATTCCTACGAAGTTGGTCAAAGCACGAGAAAGCGTCTCTAGACCTCGTACTCCTCCTAGGTTGAGAAAAGGAAAAGGCCGAGGTTTTTTTAATGGGAACAGAGGTGTGTTTGGAAGAGGAAGTTGTAGTTCAAATGAGGGTTTAGTTTGTCGGAGAATGGAAAATGATGATCAGAGGCGTAATGTTTGTTATAGGAATTGGTCAGGGAACAATGGGTTGAAGAAACATGATGTGATACCTCTGAGCTGGTCACAAAAAAATAATACTACTGTCATGATAAAAAATATCCCATATGACTATAAGTATGTTTTAATTTTTGTTTGTTCATTTTTGCCTTTTTTATAGCAGTTCATAGTATTACTTTTTACTTATTGGAATAAGTTGATTAAATCATGAGATTTATTAGTCCGGTTGCATATCCTTATCAGTTTAATTACTAATTGCTAGCTTTTATTTTTTCGTGCTCATTGGAATTTGATTGTTTCGTTTTTCCTTTACAGCCGTGAAATGTTGATCCAATTTCTGGATGAGTACTGCTCAGTGGAAAATCAAAAGGCGACAGATTCAAAGGGAGAAAACATTGTCTCTGCTTATGATTTCTTGTATTTGCCTATGGATTTCAAGTATGTCGCGTAATTCTACCTAGATATCTTTgacttatttattttaattcttGAATACCATTAGCTCATTATATCTTCTACGTCTAGCTATTATAATAACGTAAAAAGATGGATTTTCTTTTGCAGAAGCAAGAGAGGCAAAGGATATGCTTTTGTGAACTTCACCGATCACAGAACTGTGTGGAAATTCTTTTGTGCTTTTAATGACAAACTAAACGTGTTTCCAGGATCTTATAGGAGGGTTAAGATTGTCACTGCAAAGTTCCAGGTGCGTGAATATTGTTAAATTTACAAGTTATAAATATGTTCCTTAATTTAGTTTGTGATTTTGATGTGATATTTCTACTAATTAACAGGGAAAAGAGACTTTGGTGCACCGATTCAAGGAAACAAGATTTGAGTGTGAATCAGAAGTTTTTTTGCCAGTTTGGTTTAGTCCTTCAAGGGATGGCTCCGGGGAATCGGTGCAAATGATTACTGTGGGAAAATGCAAAGCTACTCCATCTTGCTCATCATTATCTCGATAAATCAGAAATCAGCAACCAGTTTTAGGTCATAATGCCTTTACTAGTTAAGTTCAGTGTAGTCTGCTCCGGTATTTTCAAAGTTGAAgtattttctctctctctctatacaaATTAAAACCTAACTTCAGGTAGCTATCTAGGGTTCATATTAGCTTTGTGGGGCGGAAGAAATTGAGGGTGGATATCGGCACCTGAAAATCTCCCTGATCATCCGATCCATAGATTGAATAGCAGGTGATGGGATCCACCTTTGCTGTTGTTGTATGACGTTGTAATGTTTTGTTTACGGAATAAAAAAGGACGAGTTTAGCAATTAGCAAGGGCTATGCCTATGACATTATTGCCTTTTAGATATGTTGCCTTTTTTTGCATGTTGAGGATCTTTTGCTGCTTCCCTAAAGTTGATTTTGGTCTGTTGCTCTAGATATGGAGTGTTGCAGACTTGCAGTTACTGGCAGATTTGTGTGGGTTATCTTAAGAGAACAATGGCATAGAAGATTGGCATTATAAATACGACCCTTAAACTTGTTCTAAGTTTAGTTTCATACTTGAACAACAATAGGTTACAATTGAACAAATGAAAATATTAAACACTTTTAACTCAAGTTTTAGAAAATTTTCTGCGTGTGTTTTCAATGGGAAAGGACCCGAGGTTTTGCGGCTTGAGACTGATGCGTTAAAAGATgtgacatattttaagtggtAACGTATCTATGTAATAAGCATTTGAGaatatattcatttttttttccaaagttTGAATTGAAAGTGTTTAATCTAATATTATgattactttatcatatattcaggtacaacaacaacatatccagtgtattCTCATAAGTGGAGTCTAGATTAATGGaaaggatgtacgcagaccttatccgtACCATATGTTTAAGTACTAAATTGAAATATATCATAATTTCAACGTCTAAATAAATTTAGGAGCTGTTGATGTAATTTGCCAAAGCGTTTTAATCTTGATCTTGTGTGACACATTATTTTCTTTGTGAGCCGTTGCATCAACGACTGTTGTTTACTGTTGGTATTTTTTGTTGAAGAGTGTACGTTCTGGTATTAATATTGGTTCTTGAGTGAAACAGTCTATTGGAAAAATGATGGTGGCCGCTGcaaaggaagaaaaataaagATCATTGTACGAATAAGTAAAAATAAGGCTTCAAATATTGAGAAATTTTGGTATAAAAAAGTGTTGCTCTTAAGTTAGAATACAGCAAGTAATACATATATCAACTAGAATGGCCTCTAATAGTGGAAATGAAACCTTTTGTTCCTCGTTACAACATCTTCCTAAAGAGGTGAAAGGTTTAATTCAACTAGATAAGTGGCAGTTTCCTACCATGAGAAGAAGGTTTGAGAAGTGTAGCTTCTTTGTAAGTTAATGTATATTAGTGTATAGTGAAGGATATTGTATAGGTTAATCCGTCATTCTTTTGTTAGAGTAAATACTCCTATGGTTAGAGGTTTGATTCATATCCCCTCTAACATGTGTAACTTTTTGCGATTAATGGACATGATAGGGGTCAAAGCCTAACCCTTCACACCAATGGAATCACATCCATGGTGATGGCTTTaaatttttgagaaaaaaaaacaagCAAGTAATACATATGTCCATTTATCCTATAGCCTAACCTATAGGCCTAGATACAAATTGTTCGATCAACCTTTTCCTTCTAAAAGTCATTTCGAGTTCGTCTACTCTTGGCATATAATCTTAAAATTCACTTGGCATATAATCTTAACATTAGGGACTTTgttaattttcttgaattaattGAAATGAAACGAGCAAGGAAAAATTGTTATGTTAAGTAAAGCAATGAAGGGTGAAGATTAAAGATGGTTGAATAATCTATTTTAATATGTACTTGGTATAAAGAAGAATGTTTTGTTTTTCTGAAAAATAAGTGactttttacttattttttggtGTTTCGAAATACATAATTATTTTAaaagtgtttatatatataatctAAACAAATATTATAGAGACAATGAAGCCTCCCATGTGAAGTTTTTGCGCAtgtttactcttttttttttttttttttttttgcagtaaATTAGTTGGCTCCTTTATATTCTCATCCATCTCTTAATTTAACAACGggcaaagggtcaaatttacccttcaagtatggtttatagtttaaatttttccttcgtcaaagtttgggatcaaatttgccctccccGTTGGGATACTTGGTATATTTGCCTTTTTATGGATGGAAGTGTGACTTGGACTCTACAACATAAAAAAATTAGCCACACAGGCTCCACGTAGACTCCCAAACCCAATTAATTTAACTCATGGCCCGTGACCGTTTGCCCATCATATAAAATAATACAACCCTAATCCCTTTTATTTTAGAAAAGAGAGGGAACGAAAGAGAGAACTCAGTAAATACATCCATGCACAATGCCAGATCTTTTTCTTCAGTTCCTCAGAACCACCCCGTCTCTTCAACCAATTGTGCTCTATATGTCTAGCCCAATACCTGTACTTTGCTTCTGTAAAATTGGTCTTAATTGCATCAACTAACCCCTGCAAGCAAACAGTTAGTAAACTGAAAACTAATTACAGCACAAAGATATCAAGCAACAATATTAAGAGCTTCCATTATAGTCAAGTAAGCTTGAGAAAATGGAATATACATATTCTAGATATATAGGAGACTTAGGGAAAATGGAATATACATATTCTCTTTCGTTCCCTCTTTTTTCTAAAATAAAAGGGACTAGGGTTGTATTATTTTATATGATGATAAACGTGTCACGGGCCATGAGTTAAAATAATTGAGTTTGGGAGTCTACGTGGttaatttttttgtgttgtggagtCCAAGTCACACTTTCATCCATAAAAGGACAAATATACCAAGTATCCTAACGGGGAGGGCAAATTTGACCCTAAACTTTGACGAAGGTCAAATTTAAATTATAAACCAATAtttggagggtaaatttgaccctttgctCATTTAACAACTAAAGCAATCTGAAGATAAGTATACTTGAAAAGAATCAAAAGCTTTTTCTCCATATTGTGACTTGTCTATAACATTAATGGCTTTTGAGAATTTTAGAATTACAATAGAACAACATTTCATGTCTGTTCCAGTGTTGCCCTTCGACATCGTAATAAAAGTGATGAAAAATAAagttaaataattaaaataaagtaGTGAAACGACAGTTATGCATTTTGGAAATAATGATTTTTCGGAAGGGGGAAAGATTCTGTTAGGAATCGTTTGGTAGATAGtcaaaattatcccgggattataatcccggaactaatttatctcagtataagtgggattaaaaggtataagctgggatatccaaCACTAATTTTTGTACCAACATCTAGGGGCTTGTTTCAACCCATACAACgatttgcgcaaacgacacactaacgtaggatctggactttcaaacccgggagggagcttcatatacacctcctcatcaaggtcaccatgtaaaaaggcattatgaacatccatttggtgaagttcccaatttttggatgctgcaatggctaggaaggctcgaacagtagtcatcttggcgaccggagcaaaagtttcattgtagtcaatccccgcttgttgatgatttcccaacacaaccaagcgcgatttgagccgttccacatctccatttgacaaaaacttggtcttgtacacccactgattaccaagtgctttcttacccggaggaagatgttccaaagtccatgtaccattgtcttccaatgcacgtatctcttctttcattgaatgtctccaaccttcgtgtttcatggcttctttgaaggtcttaggatccttacccgaaataatagctgcaagaaacttacgataatttacagaaaaattgtcacaattaatatagtatgccaaaggatagggagtacctgaggattgattgttaacaggagttgtaggggacggactattagcaaaaactgagtgcgtcacataatcacgaagcacaacagagggaaatttctcccgaaaactacgccccaagccaccttccacattcgtgactggggtatggtgttgctgccccccccccccccctcgctgCCAGCGGGCTGTGCAGTGGCTGTTGGCAACTGCTCAGCCTCGCTGGCAgctggcgctgggttcccagcggcctggacagtggccgctggctgcagctcggcctggctgccagtaggcgctggttgggcagtggtttgcggctgctgctcggcagcctccgaactatcaatttcgccccctaattcatccccgtacaccataaaatcacgatcaatttcagcaccctcatcaaaaaaactagacgaaatattaacatcttccggacaagcaaaaggaaacacatcctccacaaactttacatcacgagagacaaaaaattccttcgtatcaagatcaaacaaccgccaccccttcttaccaaatggatatcccacaaacaaacactttctgctccgactagcaaatttgtcaccctgagttttttgattatgagcaaagcacaaacacccaaaagtacgaataacatcaaaagaaggaggtttattgaataaaatttcaaaaggtgttttattttccaatttgggtgtgggggtacgatttatgagatgagatacaccaagaacacattcacccagaaaaaaataggcaaattgacctgaaatctgagagccctcgcaacattcaacacatgtttatgcttcctctctaccctcccattctgttgcggagtacccacacaagaggtttgaaacaaaataccagtggcggaaaaataatcgatcaaacaattaaattctgtaccattatcactttgtacaactttaattgtttgattaaattgtcgatcaaccatagcaacaaaagccataaacatcggaaacacttctgttttatcaatcaacaagtaaatccaaacagttcgggaaaaatcatcaacaattgttaaaaaataacgagctccacacgacgaaacatggcgatatggggcccacaaatcacaatgtattttctcaaatattctagatgcattattatcacttaaaggaaatttgtctctaggatgcttagcacgtaaacacacttcacaatcctttgctaaactactcttatcactactgacatgaggaagcaacataactactctctcggaaggatgccccaatcgtcgatgccacaattccaatgcggacgttgccacgacagtagacacatgttgcaccacgtccggtttgctaaaatagtatagtccgtccctcctaacccccgttccaatcagctccttcagtggatcatgaatagcacacatataagaattaaaagagacaatagtatgtaaatcatcagtaagttgggggacggagagtaagttgcaacgtaaataaggcacataaaggacatgatgtaaggtgattttatctgacagtcgaacagaaccttccaaagaagcaaacaccttttcaccattaggcaaaccaataggacaatcaacagtatggacatcaaacaaccaagatttctcaccggtaacatgatgagtagcaccagtgtcaataatccaagaaaaaacatcaaacttaccattcaaACAATTTTCGGGAATTGTAGCATTATCAAAAAATTccgtaatagccttccattgatcggaagtaaagtgctgaccgacggcagcgttatttgatgcgcccttgaaacgagtaggcgtgatatagtccccgggtcggtcttgaggaccgagaaaatagggataattagactcaattttgggtggtggtggaggaggtacggcgtcaccggccatggaaatttacgatgaagagaaaaaaaaaacgtgtggcctggtaccatgtagaaactatacaatcttgacttgttccattcattcacgaagagagaatatatatatgatacaatCTTGAActttagtgaaacaaggaaactaactaatatatgataattagtgaaagaaggaaactaactaatatatggtaagtatctccctacaaatatgctaccaaataatatcaaataatataaagatattatatcgCAATAGtatcatgtttggtacaaggtataaatttatctcagcactaatttataccttacaccaaatatgatataaaaattagtgatgagatatcccaacttataccttctaccaaaggACCCCTTACGGTTATACTAGTGTAATAGAAAATTTTCTCTTGTTTTGTTTCATGAtaaaagtgtgtgtgtgtgttgactGTTGAGTAGATGATCCAGAAAAGGAAATTTCGAGATGGACAAAAACAAAATACAAGAATGAGACAAAAGAATTGGCCCTTGGGATCACGTCAATGCCTGTTATCTTCACTTTCCAAATGTAGGCAAAATGGTTCAATTGTTTTCGAGATTCCCTCACCTTGTACTTTGCTCTGATCCATCTTTTTTTTCCCTTATCCccttgtaatatttatttttttacttgtACTTGTTCATTTAATAATCAAGAGATTTTTAATATTTTCTCTCAATATTATCTTATTATTAAGtaactatataaaatattaatagttaaatttaaattttcaagAGAATaactaataaaaataatttagtaAAATAAATTTCTAATCAATAATTTCTTAAGAAGAGTGTTAAGTAGACTAAAATCAATTGAAAAGGAATGATGGGAATACCTCAAAAGACCAAACAATAAATATGGGTAAGATTCCTTAGAACTACCTTAATTAGACGTCTAAGGACGTTCCAACGTTTTTCACTTAAATGAGGGGTGAATTAATCAAATCATCAAGTTTCATATACCAAATATTTaacaaagaaaatattttttataagacGGAAAATGTTTTACTGGAAAAAAAACCAAATTGTTATCATCAAAAGTAAGATATAATGAGATCGATAAAATCCCAAGTTCAAGCTTTTTTCACTTAAATAAGAGTCTTACATAaattaaatttaaattaatcAAGCTAATAAATTTTAATTCCAAATAactaaacaaacaaacaaaaaagcaCCAAATCATTtataagaaaaggaagaaaagagGAGAGAATTTTAACTGGTTCTCAAAAGTGAAGACAATCCCCTTAAATGAGCCTTATCTCTTATGTGATCCTACAAAATTTGAGTATCAAGCCAATAAACTTTAAATACCAAAGGATTAAACATGAAAACTCACATTTAATGTAAGGATTGATTTGGTGTTATCGTGTAAGATTATGTAACGATACGATCTTTTAATCAAAACAATACAATAAAAATATAAAGGTTCGAAAAAATTGGAAGAAAGGCCCGGGGGGTGTTGGGAGAATCGAACTCCCGACCTCTCGCACCCGAAGCGAGAATCATACCACTAGACCAAACACCCTGTTGGCAGTAACGTTCAATAAAAATATAAAGAATGATATTACTTTCTCTTCATAAAATTTACAAACCGCTCAATAGTGTCGCAGCCTTGAGCAAAATGGATACTGTAATGTTATCTTCCTCCTCTCAACTCATGGCTCTCCATCGCCTGCTCCGACCCGGACCCGCTCCAATCCTCTGTTTCTCCTTCCTTAATCAACACCCCCATCAAACGACGTCGCTTCATCCCATCACCAATAATTCTCCTTCCTTCTTCCCTTCACCCCTCTTCCTTCGTTCTACAACTTTCTCGAACCTTCCAGCTAACTCTACTTCTCAATCCCTCTTGGTTGATGACGTGGAAATTGCAAAAGAAAATGGACAAGTTATTGCTTCAAGGCCTAGTGAGTCAGAGACAAAAATATTACGGGCGAAATTACCGAGCCTAACAGTAAAGGAGAAAAAAGAATTGGCATCGTATGCACATAGTTTAGGGAAGAAGCTAAAGAGTCAACAAGTTGGAAAATATGGTGTTACTGATAATGTGGTATTTGCTTTGGATGAGACTCTTGAATCTAAGGAGTTTCTCAAGGTACtttttccctcttttttttttttttcccctcctgCTGGCAAACAATTTATTCAGGTTTTAGGCTACTACTCAGGGTCGTTTGGTACACGGAATAAGGTGGAATATTATGATTAAGTCTAGTATTAAATTTATAAATTTATACCGTTAATAAacacaaatatgaatttaattatATCGCACCTTATCCTATCAaacttgggattattttatcacCCCTCTAGGATAAATTAGTCCAAGGATTATAATGACACGACTATAATGCCGGGATAATTTAGTCCACGAACCAAACAACCCCTCACGGGTCGTTTGGTAGTTAGAGTgagttatgcagatattaaaTCCTGCATgagtaatataataaaatttgtACAGTGTTTGGTTTGAAATTTAGTAACCTGCacaactaatacatgtataagttatgagagaatctatgtattattttatgcaggacaAAAAGTGTAATagctaatacatgaataactaaaccctgcataactaatacctgaataaaataatacataaattttcTCATAACCAATCCATGTATTACTAATACATGCATAACTCTAATCAGCTA
The sequence above is a segment of the Lycium barbarum isolate Lr01 chromosome 6, ASM1917538v2, whole genome shotgun sequence genome. Coding sequences within it:
- the LOC132599222 gene encoding uncharacterized protein LOC132599222: MDTVMLSSSSQLMALHRLLRPGPAPILCFSFLNQHPHQTTSLHPITNNSPSFFPSPLFLRSTTFSNLPANSTSQSLLVDDVEIAKENGQVIASRPSESETKILRAKLPSLTVKEKKELASYAHSLGKKLKSQQVGKYGVTDNVVFALDETLESKEFLKLKIHGTCPGGELDDVVKHLEEATGSVVISQIGRTVILYRPSLTKMKAEEKKKQNQILFMRKQKQYAERQQKQYAERRSSQSKGEVPRPYARGRRGSSSV
- the LOC132644725 gene encoding protein terminal ear1-like, with translation MSVRRSLLNPQAPKYTPISHVSNTAFHPPSPPRENMTRGPRNIPTKLVKARESVSRPRTPPRLRKGKGRGFFNGNRGVFGRGSCSSNEGLVCRRMENDDQRRNVCYRNWSGNNGLKKHDVIPLSWSQKNNTTVMIKNIPYDYNREMLIQFLDEYCSVENQKATDSKGENIVSAYDFLYLPMDFKSKRGKGYAFVNFTDHRTVWKFFCAFNDKLNVFPGSYRRVKIVTAKFQGKETLVHRFKETRFECESEVFLPVWFSPSRDGSGESVQMITVGKCKATPSCSSLSR